In the genome of Pseudomonas lalucatii, the window GCACCAGGGCGCCGATGACCAGGGTGATCCACATTTCCTCCGGGCGCACCGCCAGCACGTTGCCGAAGAGGATGTGATAGAGGTCGGTGCTGCTCTTCTGCAGGGTGATGAGGATGATGCCCAGGGCGAACGCGGCGGTGAACATCACGCCGATCGACACGTCATGCTTGATCCGGCTGTGCTGGCTGACGTAGCCGATGGCGATGGCGGTGAGCAGACCGGAGAGCACCGCACCGATCAGCAGGTTGATGCCGAGCATGAACGACAGGGCGACCCCGGGCAGCACCGCGTGGGAGATCGCATCGCCCATCAGCGCCATGCCGCGCAGGATGATGAAGCAACCGATCACCCCGCAGATGATGCCGACCATGGCCGAGGTCAGCAGCGCCTTCTGCAGGAAGTCGTACGCCACGACGGCTTGAAGGAAGCTCATCAGCAGGCCACTCCCGGTTGCGCGGTGCAGGGCAGGTCGCCCAGGTAGGCCCTGGCCAGGGCGGCCGGGGTGCAGACCTCGGCGGCGGCGCCGTAGCCGAGGATGCGCTGGTTGATCAGGATCACCCGGTCGAAATACTCGGCGGCCTTGCTCAGGTCGTGATGCACCACCAGCACCGTCTTGCCCGCGTCGCGCAGGGCCTTGAGGATGCCGATGATGGTGCGTTCGCTGAGTGCGTCGATGCCGACGAAGGGCTCGTCCAGCAGGTACAGGTCGGCGTGCTGGGCCAGCGCCCTGGCGAGGAACACCCGCTGCTGCTGGCCGCCGGACAGCTCGCCGATCTGGCGCTGGGCCAGGTCCTGCAGGCCGACCCGTCGCAGGCACTCCAGGGCCCGCTGCCGCTCATGCCGCCCCGGCTTGTTGAACCAGCCCAGGTTGGGGTAGGTGCCGAGCACCACGGTGTCCAGCACATCGATCGGGAACTGCCAGTCGATCTCGCTGCGCTGCGGCACATAGGCGACCGTGCGGCGGGCCTGCGGCAACGGCCGGCCGCCGATCTCGACCCGGCCGTGGTCGCTGGGAATCAGCTCGAGCAGGGCCTTGAGCAGGGTCGACTTGCCGGCGCCGTTGGGGCCGATGATGCCGACCAGCTGCCCCGCTTCGATGCTCAGGCTGGCATCCTCGACGGCATAGTGGCCGGCATAGCAGACGCTCAGATTCTCGACCCGCAAGGCGTGGTTCATGGCTGCAGTCCTCGTACTGGGGCGCCGGCGGCGGATGGCCGGCAGTGGGTTGAGCAGAGGCTACCAATCAACATGATCGTTTGCTTTCGCGGCATTAATCGCTATTTACGATCAACCTAGCCAGAGCATGCCCGCCGAGCGGAACGGCGAGGCCCTCAGTCGAGGGCGATCAGGCGCAGGGCCTTGAGCGCCTTGCTGATCTGCGGGCGATGGCGGTTCTTGCTGAGAAAGGAGACGAACACCGGCTGCTCGATCTGCGGCGCGTCGGCCACCGGGAAGAAGTCGCCGCTGTCGATGTACTGCTGCGCCAGGTCGGCCGGCAGGTAGGCCGCGCCCCCGCGGCCGCGCAGGTATTCCACGCTCATCACCCCCAGGCCCATGGACACCGGCGCCAGCTGCAGCTGCGGCAGCAGTTCGCCGTGGCGGGCGACGAAGTGCGGGCAGATGGCGACCAGCACGTAGTCTTCCACGCGCACCTCGGCGAGCGCCTGCGGCTGCGCGGCGACCATCACGAAGCGCTCGTTGAACAGGTGCTGGATCTCCAGTTCCGGGCGGTACTGCGGGGTGTAGATCACCGCGATGTCCAGGTTGCCGAAGCTCAGCTCGTCGATCATGGTCTTGGAGTAGTCGGCCTCGACATGGATGGCCGTCTTGGGAAACTCCTGGCGCAGCCAGAACACCCACTTGCTGATCAGCCGCTGCCACAGACTCACCTGGGTGGCGATGCGCAGGCGGCCCTGGTAGTCGCGCGGCATGCCGATGTCCTGGCGCGCCTGGTTCCAGCACAGACGCAGGTTGGCGGCATAGCTCTCGAAGCGCCGGCCCTCGGCGGTCAGCTCGGCGCCGGCGCGGCCGCGGATGAACAGCTGGGCGCCGATCGCCTCCTCCAGGCTGCGGATGCGCATGCTCACGGTCGACTGGGTGACGCACAGGCGCTCGGCGGTGCGGTTGAAGTTACGCGTCTCCACCAGGTCGGCGAAGGTGTCCAGGAACTCGATTTTCATCCGCGGCCTCCCGGGCCAGTCATTTAATCGTATTTTTGCATTTATACGGCATTTCCAATTCATTATAAAAATCAAAATCGGGCCCATAGGATGGCAGCCATCACCCAGTCGTGGTGGCCGGGGTCGGCCTCGACCCGCCGCCGCGCATCACCACAGGAGCCTGAAGGATGACCACGATCATCGACTGCGATTGCCACAACTACTGGATGTCGGCGGAGGTGCTGCTCCCCTACATGGACGGGATCTTCAAGGACTTCTTCGTCCGCGGCGAACAGCCCGGCCCGGCCGGCGCCTTCCCCCACGGCCACCGGCCCTGGCTGCATCCAGAAGGCTTCAAGCGCGCCGACATCAACCCGACCAGCCAGGACGAGCACTACAGCCTGATGAAGGAGAAGCACCTCGACCGCTACAACATCGACTATGCCATCCTCACCGGCGACGAGGCCCTGGAGGCCTCGACCCTGGCCAACCCCCACTACGCCGCGGCGCTGGTGCGCGCCTACAACGACTGGATGGTCGACTACTGGCTGCCCAAGGACCGCCGCTTCAAGGGCTCGCTGCTGATCAGCCCGACCGACCCGCACGGCGCGGCGGCGGAGATCCGTCGCCTCGGCGGCCACCCGGACATCGTCCAGGTGCTGGCCTCCCATGGCGCCCAGCGGCCCTACGGCGACCCCTTCTACCACCCCATCTACCAGGCCTGCGCCGAGATGGGCCTGCCCTTCGCCATCCACCTGGGCGGCCAGGGCGGGGTCAACAGCAACCCGATCGGCGCGGGCCCGACCACCTTCTTCTGGGAGACCCACGCGCTGCTGCCGCAGTCGGCCATGACCCACGTGGCCAGCATGATCGCCCAGGGCGTGTTCGAGAAATGGCCGGACCTGTACTTCGTGGTCATCGAGTGCGGCGTGGCCTGGGT includes:
- a CDS encoding metal ABC transporter ATP-binding protein, producing MNHALRVENLSVCYAGHYAVEDASLSIEAGQLVGIIGPNGAGKSTLLKALLELIPSDHGRVEIGGRPLPQARRTVAYVPQRSEIDWQFPIDVLDTVVLGTYPNLGWFNKPGRHERQRALECLRRVGLQDLAQRQIGELSGGQQQRVFLARALAQHADLYLLDEPFVGIDALSERTIIGILKALRDAGKTVLVVHHDLSKAAEYFDRVILINQRILGYGAAAEVCTPAALARAYLGDLPCTAQPGVAC
- a CDS encoding LysR family transcriptional regulator, with protein sequence MKIEFLDTFADLVETRNFNRTAERLCVTQSTVSMRIRSLEEAIGAQLFIRGRAGAELTAEGRRFESYAANLRLCWNQARQDIGMPRDYQGRLRIATQVSLWQRLISKWVFWLRQEFPKTAIHVEADYSKTMIDELSFGNLDIAVIYTPQYRPELEIQHLFNERFVMVAAQPQALAEVRVEDYVLVAICPHFVARHGELLPQLQLAPVSMGLGVMSVEYLRGRGGAAYLPADLAQQYIDSGDFFPVADAPQIEQPVFVSFLSKNRHRPQISKALKALRLIALD
- a CDS encoding amidohydrolase family protein → MTTIIDCDCHNYWMSAEVLLPYMDGIFKDFFVRGEQPGPAGAFPHGHRPWLHPEGFKRADINPTSQDEHYSLMKEKHLDRYNIDYAILTGDEALEASTLANPHYAAALVRAYNDWMVDYWLPKDRRFKGSLLISPTDPHGAAAEIRRLGGHPDIVQVLASHGAQRPYGDPFYHPIYQACAEMGLPFAIHLGGQGGVNSNPIGAGPTTFFWETHALLPQSAMTHVASMIAQGVFEKWPDLYFVVIECGVAWVPSLLWRLDANYKALRKETPWLKMLPSEYFKRNIRFTTQPLEQPGTKVEHLWAILEAMDGENTLLFASDYPHWDYDSVESLHIPPQWRDSILGGNALKVYSRLTQPLAKSA